The following DNA comes from Candidatus Binataceae bacterium.
CGGTGGGGTTTACCTGGGACTCGCCTGGTGGATGAAGCTACCGGAGCTTGAGCGCGCAGCGGGCGCGCTAGCGGCCCGGCTTGGTCTTCGCTCCCTTAAGCGCTAGTTCCGCGCCGGCGGCAGGCGGTGGAGCGCTTGCGCGCAGGCGCTCGAGCGTGAGCGTCGTGCCGTAGCCGGGCAGCAGCGGCGCGAGCGCGACGCGCCCGCCATAGGATTCGACGAAAGTCTGGCCGTCCACGATTTTGTCCCGCCAGTCCTCGCCCTTCACCAGCACGTCGGGCCGCACTGTGCGGATGATCCGCTCGGCGCGCGTCTCGTCGAACACGACCACGTGATCGACCGCCTCGAGCGCGGCCAGGATCAGCGCGCGCTCGGCGGCGGGGTAAATCGGACGACTGTTGCCCTTGATCAGGCGCACGCTGTGGTCGCTATTGAGCCCCACGACCAGCGCGTCGCCCTGCGCGCGCGCGAAGGTGAGCATCTCGATATGCCCCGCATGCAGCAGATCGAAGCATCCGTTGGTGAAGACCACGCGCCGGCCCGCCCCGCGCAGGCGCTCGAGCGCCGGGCGCACTTCCGCGATCGATACGATCTTGCGCTCGGGACCATCGAGTCCCGGGCTCAGCGCGCGCGAGAGGTCCTCGCGCGTGATGATCTCGGCGCCGAGCCGGCTGACCTCGATTCCCGCGGCGAGGTTGGCCAGTTGCGCCGCCGCGGCGAAGCTCAGGCCGGCAATCGCAAAGAGCCCGAACACCGCCAGCACCACGTCGCCCGCGCCGGTTACGTCGTAAACCGCGCGCGGCGTAGTCGCGATATGCGTATGTGCGCCGCGCCGTTCGGCCAGGTATATGCCGTCGCGGTCGAGCGTCACCAGGCAGGCGTCGAGCTTCGCCCGGCGGATCAGCTCGTCCGCCGCGCGCATCCATGCGTCGCGATCGATGAGCCGTATGCCGGTCGCGAACTCGGTCTCGTAGCGATTCGGCGT
Coding sequences within:
- a CDS encoding PfkB family carbohydrate kinase, with protein sequence MKRSSGIKERGADRAGAPAPRAAGGGGRGRVELPALKPLRVLVAGEVILDRYIMGDVARVSPEAPIPVLQVTRIEERLGNAGFVMANLRALGAQVSALSVVGADRSGEQLREMFNDLGIDTRAIVVDSDRPTIVKERMLGSVQSANRATQQLLRVDQEAPHALGPARERALCRHLERELKRADGVLISDINKGLLTPALLRLLIDGARQRRIPVIVDPRLTEDFSIYSGATALTPNRYETEFATGIRLIDRDAWMRAADELIRRAKLDACLVTLDRDGIYLAERRGAHTHIATTPRAVYDVTGAGDVVLAVFGLFAIAGLSFAAAAQLANLAAGIEVSRLGAEIITREDLSRALSPGLDGPERKIVSIAEVRPALERLRGAGRRVVFTNGCFDLLHAGHIEMLTFARAQGDALVVGLNSDHSVRLIKGNSRPIYPAAERALILAALEAVDHVVVFDETRAERIIRTVRPDVLVKGEDWRDKIVDGQTFVESYGGRVALAPLLPGYGTTLTLERLRASAPPPAAGAELALKGAKTKPGR